The bacterium genome includes the window GCTAATTTCTGTCGCGCGAGCAGGAGATTGGCTTGAGCCTTGATGAGAGACGATTTGGATCCTACATAAGTGACGAAAGTTTGATCGTAATCTTGTTGTGATAACAACGTTTTAGCAAAGAGATCCTGCGCGCGCTTCCAGTTGTTTTCCTGTTGAATCAGCACGGCGGCGGCAAGTTGCGAATCGGCAAGTGCCTGCTCAAATGCATTGCGGGTATCGGTTTGATCCAATTTAGCGATTAATTGTCCTACACGAACAGGATCGCTCGCCTCAATAGGAATTTTCTCGACAATGCCGCTGGCTTTGGATTTGATTTCAATAACGTTGATCGGCGTTACTGAGCCCGTTGCAGAGACGGAAATATTCAGATCGCCGCGTTTCAAGTTCATGGGCCTTATCACTATGGCGTTGCTTGCAGTATCGGGTATTTCGGAATTGTTATTTCCGGCGATAAATAAAAAGTACAGCACTGCAAGCGTAACGAACGCGAGAAAACCATAAATCAGTTTTTTTTTCATCGTTCAAATCACAATATATATGGGTGGCATTTAGTTCAAGTAATTAATAAAACAATTAGACATTAGTTTTACATATTGGTTTAACAAAAAATCAAAATATGAAAACGCATCTAAAAATAGAAAAGCATCTGCACGGGCGTAACAGATGCTTTTTCTGACGATCAATAATTACAAAAACCTATAATTTCAGTTTTGCAATATTTTCTTTGACATCCTGAGCCGATTTGTCCAGTTCTTTTTGTTCTTCCGGAGTCAATTTGATCTGGATGATCTGCTCGACGCCTTTTTTGCCTAATTTTACCGGCACGCCGCAGAATACATCTTTTTGTCCGTATTCGCCCTGGAGCCATACGGCGCATGGCAGAATACGTTTCTGATCTC containing:
- a CDS encoding malate dehydrogenase (Catalyzes the reversible oxidation of malate to oxaloacetate), whose protein sequence is PLPDLMDKATIDRIVDRTRNGGAEIVKLLGTGSAYYAPSASAVEMIESIVRDQKRILPCAVWLQGEYGQKDVFCGVPVKLGKKGVEQIIQIKLTPEEQKELDKSAQDVKENIAKLKL